One genomic window of Sulfurovum lithotrophicum includes the following:
- a CDS encoding response regulator: MRKEWTIVWLPMLFTLAYGREDIPSDNINALWIWIALFGMAAVGVLILFVSSLQRKKIGKVYENILDRQLEMEKEQALFLSNISENIYDMVTKTLKKKEEEPENTKESAVQTADTKEDIEDKLLAVTTDLLVFLQLKSDKVHIENAKFNLNNVLNEVSGYICNKYKGSRVDLIFDINNNVPRLLVGDSLRLGQVLNSVLEYMMSRLNTEELRLEIEMFTTYEENLELQFQFTDTGKGLSREEIATLFDPYYDEENSSYMGLGLFISHELVKMMGGELTIWSHAGKGTSFTMTLPFELYDKHNKRMYRLPEKTLTTKKVFIVENNYNAALAIKKTFAYFRHEVRVMSKEVFLQQMPNLAPYDIVVLYHSVFSHKLVNYLGKIKNNKDLKVISVNSLLHVDEAHFSDEIIDVDLYTPLNQERIFEMIVNMYNITVPDTAEENTWEVKALKTYKSEIQESRGISQSSFTDFRGRHILIVEDNVINQKVLSALLVPAGVKVSIANNGQKAVDMIKERKVTFDLVLMDINMPVLDGYSATELIRKDHDFDRLPIVAFTALVLDSEIEKMYACGLNAFLAKPLNIGKLYTALAMFLSKNGATHTASNIPAVPRADQMLLKGLDIRKGIEYANRSDVLYREVLHEFFEAYGNSDLLFKKLVEEYRYEQIKMLCIDMRGLTGAIGAYDMLEVVNRIHQAILYRNFGLLTDYIEEYHRELSVLKKAIEEYLSPSAQKAA, encoded by the coding sequence ATGAGGAAAGAGTGGACTATTGTATGGCTGCCAATGTTGTTTACATTAGCGTATGGAAGGGAAGATATACCTTCTGACAATATAAATGCATTATGGATATGGATAGCCCTTTTTGGGATGGCTGCCGTTGGTGTACTGATCCTCTTTGTCTCTTCCCTGCAGCGAAAAAAGATAGGAAAAGTTTATGAAAATATTCTGGACAGGCAGCTTGAAATGGAAAAGGAGCAGGCACTTTTTTTGAGTAATATAAGCGAGAATATCTATGATATGGTGACCAAAACACTCAAAAAGAAGGAAGAAGAACCTGAAAATACAAAAGAATCGGCAGTACAGACAGCCGATACGAAAGAAGATATTGAAGATAAACTGCTTGCCGTTACCACTGATCTTCTGGTATTTCTGCAGCTTAAATCGGACAAGGTTCATATCGAGAATGCCAAGTTCAACTTAAACAATGTTCTCAATGAGGTCTCCGGATATATCTGTAATAAATATAAAGGAAGCAGGGTTGATCTTATTTTTGATATAAACAACAATGTACCGCGTCTGCTGGTTGGAGATTCTCTTCGCCTGGGGCAGGTACTCAACAGTGTCCTTGAATATATGATGTCCAGATTGAACACCGAAGAGCTCAGGCTTGAGATAGAAATGTTCACAACCTATGAAGAAAATCTTGAACTGCAGTTTCAGTTTACCGATACGGGGAAAGGATTGAGCCGGGAAGAGATAGCTACTCTCTTTGATCCGTATTATGATGAAGAAAACAGCAGTTACATGGGGTTGGGACTTTTTATCTCCCATGAACTGGTAAAGATGATGGGTGGGGAGCTGACCATATGGAGTCATGCAGGCAAGGGGACCTCTTTTACAATGACCCTGCCGTTCGAGTTGTATGATAAGCATAATAAACGTATGTACCGCCTTCCGGAAAAAACATTGACGACTAAAAAAGTGTTTATCGTTGAAAATAATTACAATGCGGCCTTGGCGATCAAAAAGACCTTTGCCTACTTCAGACACGAGGTCAGGGTCATGTCAAAAGAGGTATTTTTGCAGCAAATGCCCAACCTTGCACCGTATGACATCGTAGTCCTGTACCATTCTGTATTCTCACATAAACTGGTCAATTATCTTGGCAAGATAAAAAATAATAAAGACCTTAAGGTGATCTCTGTCAATTCCCTTCTGCATGTAGACGAGGCACATTTTTCTGACGAGATCATCGATGTCGATCTTTATACACCGCTTAACCAGGAACGGATTTTTGAAATGATCGTGAATATGTATAATATAACGGTTCCTGATACAGCAGAGGAAAATACCTGGGAAGTTAAGGCACTAAAAACATACAAATCAGAAATACAGGAGAGCAGAGGTATCAGCCAAAGCAGTTTCACAGACTTTAGGGGCAGGCATATTCTGATCGTGGAAGACAATGTGATCAACCAGAAAGTCCTTTCCGCACTTTTGGTCCCGGCAGGAGTCAAGGTCAGTATCGCCAACAATGGACAAAAGGCGGTTGATATGATCAAGGAGAGGAAAGTGACATTCGATCTTGTGCTGATGGATATCAATATGCCTGTTCTGGACGGATATTCTGCTACGGAATTGATACGGAAGGATCATGACTTTGACAGACTCCCGATCGTAGCGTTTACGGCACTGGTGCTTGATAGTGAGATCGAGAAAATGTATGCATGCGGACTCAATGCCTTTTTGGCCAAACCGCTCAATATAGGGAAACTCTATACGGCTTTGGCGATGTTCCTGTCGAAGAATGGTGCAACACATACAGCTTCAAACATTCCTGCAGTTCCCAGAGCAGACCAGATGCTCCTCAAAGGTCTGGATATCAGAAAGGGTATTGAATATGCGAACAGAAGTGATGTTCTTTACAGGGAAGTATTGCATGAATTCTTTGAAGCATACGGGAACAGTGATCTTCTTTTTAAAAAATTGGTGGAGGAGTATCGCTATGAGCAGATCAAAATGCTCTGTATTGATATGAGAGGACTTACCGGAGCCATAGGTGCTTACGATATGCTTGAAGTAGTGAACAGGATACATCAGGCGATCCTCTACAGAAACTTCGGACTGCTGACGGATTACATCGAAGAGTACCATCGCGAGCTTTCGGTCTTGAAAAAAGCTATAGAGGAGTATCTTTCTCCTTCGGCTCAAAAGGCGGCCTGA
- the tatB gene encoding Sec-independent protein translocase protein TatB, producing MFGIGFTEILLISIIAILFLGPDKLPETMVQIAKFIKGVKKTVGDAKSALDEEMRIADLKEEALNYKQQLDSATDELKSFKNIGLDDMDDLLHDTDTDGTNKPAKGSPPADEAPVTPVEAPNDTVTFKKKSKKKKKTDKENDAGSENKAAKKNKNEKSEDKA from the coding sequence ATGTTTGGCATAGGTTTTACCGAAATACTTCTCATCTCTATCATTGCGATCCTCTTTTTGGGACCGGATAAACTTCCTGAAACAATGGTTCAGATAGCAAAATTCATCAAGGGGGTCAAAAAGACCGTTGGTGATGCAAAAAGTGCACTCGACGAAGAGATGCGCATTGCCGACCTGAAAGAGGAAGCGCTCAATTATAAACAACAGCTCGACTCTGCGACCGATGAGCTTAAAAGCTTCAAGAACATCGGCCTGGACGACATGGATGATCTTCTTCACGATACCGATACCGACGGGACAAACAAACCTGCCAAAGGCTCTCCTCCGGCAGATGAGGCACCCGTCACTCCGGTAGAAGCCCCCAATGATACAGTGACCTTCAAGAAAAAATCCAAAAAAAAGAAAAAGACCGACAAAGAAAACGATGCCGGCAGTGAAAACAAAGCTGCAAAAAAGAACAAAAACGAGAAGAGTGAGGACAAAGCCTGA
- the tatC gene encoding twin-arginine translocase subunit TatC produces the protein MFDDLRPHLVELRKRLGLSVLSVFIAFIIAFTFHNQILSWITQPLNNALVEVGRIIESQEKATWTMKSDEVNVTKTPAVQAAEKLKDNLYEAAKAADPKLAPLLKNAADAAESLDKIITKRDVESARPNQHNFEGKITTHQVGGAFFVALKVSFFAGLLGAMPFILYQLWLFIAPGLYSNEKKMVIPFVVGGSVMFFIGVMFAYYIVTPFGFQFLITFGSFLYTPFINIEDYVGFFTKIMLGFGVAFELPVFAYFLALLGLVTDRTLIDFFKYAIVIIFVLAALLTPPDILTQLLMAAPLVILYGISILIVRMVNPEKSEDDGEDEKETESKETASEKLLPDELDKP, from the coding sequence ATGTTTGATGATCTCCGTCCCCACCTGGTCGAGCTGAGAAAAAGGCTCGGGCTTTCTGTCCTTTCCGTTTTTATCGCATTCATTATTGCTTTTACTTTCCATAACCAGATACTTTCCTGGATCACACAACCGCTGAACAACGCCCTTGTTGAAGTAGGACGTATCATCGAGTCTCAGGAAAAAGCGACCTGGACCATGAAGTCTGATGAAGTCAATGTAACGAAAACTCCGGCCGTACAGGCAGCTGAAAAACTGAAGGACAACCTCTACGAAGCAGCCAAAGCAGCCGACCCTAAACTGGCTCCCCTGCTCAAGAATGCAGCCGATGCAGCCGAATCACTCGATAAGATCATCACAAAACGTGATGTTGAATCAGCACGCCCGAACCAGCACAACTTCGAAGGAAAGATCACAACCCATCAGGTTGGTGGTGCCTTCTTCGTTGCGCTGAAAGTGTCTTTCTTTGCCGGGCTTCTGGGTGCCATGCCTTTCATTCTCTATCAACTCTGGCTTTTTATCGCTCCGGGGCTCTACAGCAATGAGAAAAAAATGGTTATTCCCTTTGTGGTCGGCGGTTCGGTCATGTTCTTCATCGGGGTTATGTTTGCCTATTATATCGTTACACCGTTCGGTTTTCAGTTCCTGATCACCTTCGGGTCTTTCCTCTATACCCCGTTCATCAACATCGAGGATTACGTAGGCTTCTTTACCAAAATCATGCTGGGCTTCGGTGTGGCATTCGAACTGCCTGTCTTTGCCTATTTCCTTGCCCTGCTTGGCCTGGTAACGGACCGTACGCTGATAGACTTCTTCAAGTATGCCATCGTCATCATCTTTGTGCTTGCCGCGCTCCTGACACCGCCGGATATCCTGACGCAGCTGTTGATGGCCGCACCGCTTGTCATCCTTTACGGTATCTCCATTCTCATCGTTCGTATGGTCAATCCGGAGAAAAGCGAAGATGACGGAGAGGATGAAAAAGAAACAGAAAGCAAAGAGACAGCATCCGAAAAGTTGCTTCCCGATGAGTTAGACAAACCGTAA
- a CDS encoding aspartate kinase, whose product MLIVQKYGGTSVGGLDRIENVANRVAKARDEGHDLVIVVSAMSGETNKLIEYAEHFSKSPAKKEMDMLLSSGERITAALLAIALQAKGYDAQAMTGRQAGIVTDDTHTYARIESIDPKAMQNAIKEGKIIVVAGFQGINKNGSVTTLGRGGSDLSAVALAAALKADQCEIYSDVDGIYTTDPRIEPHAKKLDTISYDEMLELSSLGAKVLQNRSVELAKKLNVKLYAKSSFSDDKGTLITKENENMEAVMVSGVVLDKNQARVTLRGVVDRPGIAAEIFSALADANINVDMIIQNVGTDGLTNLGFTVPQSELENAKKLVETFNHEIQGVDFDEHVCKVSVVGVGMKSHSGVAATAFTVLADSNINIQMISTSEIKISMIIDEKYGELAIRALHEAYGLDK is encoded by the coding sequence ATGTTGATCGTACAGAAGTATGGTGGTACAAGCGTGGGCGGACTGGACCGCATTGAGAATGTAGCGAACCGTGTGGCCAAAGCTCGGGATGAGGGGCATGACCTGGTTATTGTCGTTTCAGCCATGAGTGGTGAGACGAACAAGCTGATAGAGTATGCGGAACATTTCAGTAAGAGTCCTGCAAAGAAAGAAATGGATATGCTGTTGAGCTCCGGTGAGAGGATCACTGCAGCACTGCTTGCCATTGCACTGCAGGCCAAAGGCTATGATGCCCAGGCCATGACAGGGCGCCAGGCAGGGATTGTTACAGATGATACCCATACCTATGCACGGATCGAATCGATCGACCCCAAAGCGATGCAGAATGCCATCAAAGAGGGGAAGATAATAGTCGTAGCAGGCTTTCAGGGGATCAATAAGAACGGTTCGGTCACGACGCTGGGCCGTGGAGGTTCGGACCTCTCCGCTGTTGCTCTGGCTGCTGCACTGAAGGCAGATCAGTGTGAGATCTATTCGGATGTGGATGGTATCTATACGACCGATCCGCGTATCGAGCCCCATGCCAAAAAACTCGATACCATATCTTATGACGAAATGCTTGAACTTTCCTCGCTGGGGGCCAAAGTATTGCAGAACCGTTCGGTTGAACTGGCGAAGAAGTTGAATGTGAAACTCTATGCAAAAAGCAGTTTCAGTGATGACAAAGGTACATTGATAACGAAGGAGAATGAGAATATGGAAGCAGTCATGGTCAGCGGTGTAGTGCTGGATAAAAATCAGGCAAGGGTAACACTCAGGGGTGTCGTGGACAGACCGGGGATCGCGGCGGAGATCTTCTCTGCACTGGCGGATGCGAACATCAATGTAGATATGATCATTCAGAATGTCGGAACGGACGGTTTGACCAACCTCGGGTTTACCGTTCCCCAAAGTGAACTGGAGAATGCCAAAAAGCTGGTAGAGACCTTTAACCATGAGATCCAGGGTGTGGACTTTGATGAGCATGTCTGTAAGGTTTCTGTGGTCGGTGTGGGTATGAAGTCACACTCGGGTGTTGCGGCTACGGCCTTTACCGTATTGGCGGACAGCAACATCAACATTCAGATGATCTCCACTTCAGAGATCAAGATCTCGATGATCATTGATGAGAAGTATGGCGAACTGGCCATCCGTGCGCTGCATGAAGCCTACGGACTGGATAAATAA
- the ruvX gene encoding Holliday junction resolvase RuvX gives MKSAAIDVGLKRIGTAICLDGKIVMPQNAILRKNRNQAARDVVAFLKEWEIDMLVVGLPKGGAGEEEMERRIRHFVSLLELDIPVVYQDEQGSSFEAKELTKGDFKHKRDGRLDSVAAKIILERYLSI, from the coding sequence ATGAAATCAGCAGCCATAGATGTAGGACTCAAACGTATCGGTACCGCGATCTGTCTGGACGGGAAGATCGTCATGCCCCAGAATGCCATTTTACGCAAGAATCGAAATCAGGCGGCACGCGATGTTGTTGCTTTTTTAAAAGAATGGGAGATAGATATGCTCGTAGTAGGTCTTCCCAAGGGTGGTGCAGGCGAAGAGGAGATGGAACGGCGTATTCGGCACTTTGTCTCTCTTCTTGAGCTGGACATTCCCGTGGTCTACCAGGATGAACAGGGCAGCAGCTTTGAAGCCAAAGAGCTGACCAAAGGCGATTTCAAACACAAAAGGGACGGACGACTCGACTCGGTAGCAGCCAAGATCATTCTGGAGCGGTATTTATCAATTTAA
- the queA gene encoding tRNA preQ1(34) S-adenosylmethionine ribosyltransferase-isomerase QueA translates to MFPNELSAELLTKNYDYELPEGFIATEPVHPRDDAKLLVYDRKSDTVTHTTFRHLLDFLPETCSIFLNDTRVIKARIFGHKLSKDGQGGGRVELLFNKPLDAHRYLVLIRGKVKEGTQLLFDDSLTATVTTLNKDGSRIVTFTRHGKEIRFEELVQILDEIGHIPLPPYMQREDNAEDEKDYQTLFAKNAGAVAAPTASLHFTPELFEALQQRHKTHKVTLHVGAGTFKPVEAKKILDHPMHSEYFDIPPEAAKVLDSDTEILAIGTTVTRTIEYYVRTGKKEGECDLFLNPHNPPQRVTHLLTNFHLPKSTLIMLVSSFIGREKTLQLYKEAIEKNYRFFSYGDAMLIL, encoded by the coding sequence ATGTTCCCCAATGAACTCTCGGCAGAACTGCTGACAAAGAACTACGATTATGAACTCCCGGAGGGGTTCATAGCTACAGAACCCGTGCACCCCAGAGACGATGCCAAACTACTGGTGTATGACAGGAAGAGTGATACGGTCACTCACACTACTTTCAGACACCTGCTTGATTTTCTCCCCGAAACATGCAGTATCTTCCTTAATGACACACGTGTCATCAAAGCACGCATCTTCGGACACAAGCTCTCCAAAGATGGTCAGGGGGGAGGCAGAGTGGAACTGCTTTTCAACAAACCTCTGGATGCCCACCGTTATCTCGTCCTGATACGTGGCAAGGTCAAAGAAGGAACGCAGCTTCTTTTTGACGACAGCCTGACAGCAACGGTCACAACCCTCAACAAAGATGGCTCGCGTATCGTTACTTTCACCCGCCACGGCAAAGAGATACGCTTCGAAGAACTGGTACAAATACTCGATGAGATCGGTCATATTCCCCTGCCTCCCTATATGCAGCGAGAGGACAATGCTGAAGATGAAAAAGATTATCAGACCCTCTTTGCCAAAAATGCCGGAGCAGTTGCCGCGCCTACCGCCTCCCTGCACTTTACCCCTGAACTCTTCGAAGCGTTACAGCAGAGGCACAAAACACACAAGGTCACACTGCATGTCGGTGCGGGCACTTTCAAACCCGTTGAAGCGAAGAAAATACTGGACCATCCGATGCACTCAGAATACTTCGATATTCCACCGGAAGCAGCAAAAGTACTTGACAGCGACACAGAGATCCTCGCTATCGGTACCACTGTGACAAGGACCATAGAGTATTATGTCCGTACAGGCAAAAAAGAAGGAGAGTGCGACCTTTTTCTCAACCCGCACAATCCGCCTCAAAGAGTCACCCATCTACTCACCAATTTCCATCTGCCCAAAAGTACGCTTATTATGCTCGTAAGTAGTTTCATTGGAAGAGAAAAAACGTTACAATTATATAAAGAGGCTATCGAAAAGAACTATCGTTTTTTCTCGTACGGGGATGCGATGCTCATACTCTAA
- a CDS encoding NlpC/P60 family protein — protein sequence MLIIILSSISLLVITACKPSPHPKHPHYEIEKPKVKYPAHKESLEKMVKELKGSPYVWAEEGPNQFDCSGYTYYMYGSMGINLPRTAREQAKVGKYIKPSELKYGDLIFFDTTKRRNGKITHVGMYLGDGWFTHASTTKNEVVYSNLRTSPYYKKRLRICRRYLPQTKQTSLAQTSKKATPWKTNDLKQLKQSTGTKVDRKAVPPRPVIDNSREKGSFYVQVGSFGGSPKSALLYKIRRLGYTYKIIKFPRNGKQISKLLIGPYKYKTTALGILPKVKQEIEPGAFIAEIL from the coding sequence ATGCTCATTATTATATTATCTTCCATTTCACTTTTAGTCATCACGGCATGTAAACCCTCACCCCATCCCAAACATCCGCACTACGAGATCGAAAAGCCCAAAGTAAAATACCCTGCCCATAAAGAAAGCCTCGAAAAAATGGTGAAAGAACTCAAAGGAAGTCCCTATGTCTGGGCAGAGGAAGGTCCGAACCAATTCGACTGTTCCGGCTACACCTACTATATGTACGGCAGTATGGGGATCAACCTGCCAAGAACCGCCAGAGAACAGGCCAAAGTCGGTAAGTACATCAAACCCTCCGAGCTCAAATACGGTGACCTGATCTTCTTCGATACCACCAAACGCCGCAACGGGAAGATCACACATGTCGGCATGTACCTTGGGGACGGCTGGTTCACACATGCCAGCACAACGAAGAATGAAGTAGTCTACTCCAACCTCCGTACCTCTCCCTATTACAAGAAACGTTTGCGTATCTGCAGACGCTATCTGCCTCAGACAAAACAGACCAGCCTTGCCCAGACATCAAAAAAGGCAACTCCATGGAAGACCAACGACTTAAAGCAGCTTAAACAAAGTACGGGCACCAAGGTTGACCGGAAGGCAGTACCACCAAGACCGGTAATAGACAACAGCAGGGAAAAAGGTTCTTTCTATGTACAGGTGGGCTCTTTTGGCGGCTCCCCAAAAAGTGCACTGCTCTATAAGATCAGAAGACTGGGATACACCTACAAGATCATAAAATTCCCACGTAACGGTAAACAGATATCCAAACTGCTCATAGGCCCGTACAAATACAAAACAACAGCACTGGGCATCCTGCCAAAGGTCAAACAAGAGATAGAGCCCGGCGCATTCATTGCGGAGATCCTCTAA
- a CDS encoding HobA family DNA replication regulator, translated as MMKELLAWTLETIRNEKSDFSWMEEYRYEWAPLVKSAVSQMLEGKTVLVVTDEHHKWFGQYIINSVNDLGKNRPLLPVYSLNKCFPSLKSLKSTENIQLLEDMFEISYPNGYYIWYIGKGDHPYTKIAYRNEDSFLWIMDEEVQNSFAFRSSDPLLDIKLLQLYKLFDATLSAALFGDLEL; from the coding sequence ATGATGAAAGAACTGCTGGCCTGGACCCTTGAAACGATACGAAACGAGAAATCTGACTTCTCGTGGATGGAAGAGTATCGTTACGAGTGGGCCCCTCTGGTGAAATCGGCCGTTTCACAGATGCTTGAGGGCAAGACCGTACTGGTCGTGACGGACGAGCATCATAAATGGTTCGGACAGTATATCATCAACAGTGTCAACGATCTTGGCAAGAACAGGCCTTTGCTTCCTGTCTATAGTCTGAATAAGTGTTTTCCCAGTCTCAAATCTCTGAAATCCACAGAAAATATACAGCTGCTTGAAGATATGTTCGAGATCTCCTACCCCAACGGATACTATATCTGGTACATTGGTAAAGGTGACCACCCCTATACGAAGATAGCCTACAGAAATGAGGATAGTTTTCTCTGGATCATGGATGAAGAGGTTCAGAACAGTTTTGCTTTCCGTTCCTCGGACCCGCTTCTGGATATCAAACTGCTGCAGCTCTATAAGCTTTTCGATGCGACACTTTCTGCAGCACTCTTTGGAGATCTGGAACTCTGA
- a CDS encoding RNA pyrophosphohydrolase, which produces MQNKKSYRPNVAAVILSSKYPEKCEFFVAHRTDIRNAWQFPQGGIDEGETPEDALYRELLEEIGCNNVEILGEFPEWITYDFPKTARGKVYPFDGQTQKYFLVRLKEDAQINLQAFEIPEFKEYTFVKYDELFQKVTYFKRKVYRRVIDHFIKEGLI; this is translated from the coding sequence ATGCAAAACAAAAAGAGCTACAGGCCCAATGTTGCAGCCGTCATACTCTCTTCTAAATATCCGGAAAAGTGTGAGTTTTTCGTCGCACATCGAACCGACATCAGAAATGCGTGGCAGTTCCCCCAGGGCGGCATCGATGAGGGGGAAACGCCTGAAGATGCACTCTATAGAGAGCTGCTTGAGGAAATAGGATGCAACAACGTTGAGATACTGGGGGAATTCCCAGAGTGGATCACATACGATTTTCCTAAAACAGCAAGGGGGAAAGTGTACCCTTTTGACGGCCAGACACAGAAATATTTTCTGGTCCGCCTCAAAGAGGATGCACAGATAAACCTGCAGGCATTTGAGATCCCGGAGTTTAAAGAGTATACGTTTGTCAAGTATGATGAGCTGTTCCAAAAGGTGACCTATTTTAAACGTAAAGTGTATCGCAGAGTAATAGATCACTTCATTAAAGAGGGTTTAATCTAA
- the hemW gene encoding radical SAM family heme chaperone HemW, producing MLAYIHIPYCDSKCHYCSFNSYVDKFDTRSDYMQALYSQLAFELERFDANKGSIETLFIGGGTPSTVLPELYEPIFELLKPYLRKDAEITTEANPNSSTEAWLSGMRSLGVNRISFGVQSFDADKLKALNRAHTPKQAKKAVLAAKELGFEHISLDLIYNYQGDTKELLSDDIRQAFELPVDHISAYELTIEGGTKFSSTPEARQENETLAFFVTNEIRKRGFTPYEISNFGTYQSRHNKGYWKLENYLGAGAGAVGFLRDTRYYPQTDIDSYIRDPLQITEEHLSQEELLTEKIFLGLRSNTGIERSILTSEMKKRADLLYREKKLEYDGSRYYNKNFFLSDELALYILE from the coding sequence TTGTTAGCCTATATTCACATTCCCTACTGCGACTCCAAATGCCACTACTGCAGTTTCAACTCCTATGTTGACAAGTTTGACACACGCAGCGACTATATGCAGGCACTCTACAGTCAGCTCGCATTTGAACTGGAACGTTTTGATGCAAACAAAGGGAGTATCGAAACCCTTTTTATCGGAGGAGGAACACCTTCAACAGTCCTACCGGAACTTTACGAGCCGATCTTCGAACTGCTTAAGCCCTATTTGCGAAAAGATGCGGAGATCACTACCGAAGCCAACCCCAATTCCTCCACAGAAGCCTGGCTTTCAGGGATGAGATCACTCGGTGTCAACCGCATCAGTTTCGGTGTACAGAGCTTCGATGCAGACAAACTCAAAGCACTCAACCGTGCCCATACTCCAAAACAGGCCAAAAAAGCCGTACTTGCTGCCAAAGAGCTTGGTTTTGAACACATATCGCTTGATCTTATCTATAACTATCAGGGAGATACAAAAGAACTGTTATCGGACGATATCCGACAGGCATTTGAACTGCCTGTCGACCATATTTCTGCCTATGAGCTGACCATTGAAGGCGGGACAAAGTTCTCTTCTACTCCCGAAGCGAGACAGGAGAATGAGACACTGGCATTCTTTGTGACTAACGAGATCAGAAAACGGGGATTTACCCCTTATGAGATCTCCAATTTTGGCACCTATCAGAGCCGTCACAACAAAGGCTACTGGAAACTGGAAAATTACCTTGGTGCCGGTGCCGGGGCTGTCGGTTTTCTCAGGGATACCCGCTATTACCCGCAAACAGATATCGACAGTTATATTAGAGATCCGTTGCAGATCACCGAAGAGCATCTCAGTCAGGAAGAGTTGTTGACCGAGAAAATATTTTTGGGTCTGCGCAGCAATACCGGTATTGAAAGATCGATCCTGACTTCAGAGATGAAAAAAAGGGCAGACTTGCTTTATAGAGAAAAAAAACTTGAATATGATGGAAGCCGCTACTATAATAAGAATTTTTTCCTCAGCGACGAGCTGGCGCTCTATATTTTAGAATAA
- a CDS encoding C40 family peptidase, producing the protein MKTAAYLYYFSFLLILAFLFSGCSPKPYSYPNYDIIEPKKVCQPNRENIQKLLNQYLGKPYIWAEEGPYAFDCSGLTYNIYGSMGVQLPRTACEQAKVGKTVAFKDLTYGDLIFFGSTNKRSKRINHVGMYLGGGWFAQASSKHRKVVISSFEKEPRYRKRVKICKRYMSKDERAFYMNCSAPLKKMKISSTYDTTPWQPGMTIPKKAVPSRG; encoded by the coding sequence ATGAAAACAGCAGCTTACCTATATTATTTTTCTTTTCTGCTCATTTTGGCATTTCTCTTCAGCGGATGTTCACCCAAACCCTACAGCTATCCAAACTATGATATTATCGAACCCAAAAAAGTATGTCAACCCAACAGGGAGAACATTCAGAAACTGCTTAACCAGTATTTGGGAAAACCCTATATCTGGGCAGAGGAAGGGCCTTACGCCTTCGACTGCTCTGGTCTGACCTACAATATTTACGGATCAATGGGGGTACAGTTGCCAAGAACCGCCTGTGAACAGGCAAAAGTGGGAAAGACCGTTGCATTCAAGGATCTTACATACGGCGATCTCATCTTCTTCGGCTCAACAAACAAACGGAGCAAACGCATCAACCATGTGGGTATGTACCTGGGTGGCGGATGGTTCGCACAAGCCAGCAGCAAGCACCGAAAAGTAGTGATCAGCAGCTTTGAGAAAGAACCCCGGTACAGGAAGCGTGTCAAAATCTGCAAGCGATATATGAGCAAAGATGAAAGAGCCTTTTATATGAACTGCAGTGCACCGTTGAAAAAAATGAAGATCTCGAGTACCTACGATACCACTCCATGGCAGCCGGGGATGACAATCCCAAAAAAGGCAGTACCGTCAAGAGGATAA
- a CDS encoding DNA polymerase III subunit delta', with the protein MRLHSQILISNDLEGTILALESAVTTERIVKIIEGEKAFSVDDARLVIEKAYMASEETTVIILAAKIFTPIVQNKLLKVIEEPPAKKEFILVTPSKATILSTIRSRLPIVVLNEERTEADLGLDLPQLSLATVYEFIQSHKRTDAKAMKLLIESISKEAIRSQQYDLDEKTLILFSNAFIALDVGSPSQFVLTTLLLKLLARKKR; encoded by the coding sequence ATGAGATTACACAGCCAGATACTCATCAGTAACGATCTTGAAGGTACGATTCTGGCACTTGAATCTGCCGTGACAACGGAACGTATCGTCAAGATAATCGAAGGTGAAAAAGCTTTCTCTGTCGATGATGCCAGGCTGGTCATAGAAAAAGCCTATATGGCGAGCGAAGAGACAACGGTCATCATTCTTGCCGCCAAGATATTCACCCCCATCGTTCAGAACAAACTGCTCAAGGTCATAGAGGAGCCGCCGGCCAAAAAAGAATTCATTCTTGTCACACCGAGCAAAGCAACCATCCTCTCCACTATTCGTTCCCGTCTGCCCATTGTAGTCCTCAATGAAGAGAGAACCGAGGCAGACCTGGGGCTGGACCTGCCGCAGCTCAGTCTGGCAACGGTTTATGAATTTATTCAGTCCCATAAACGTACCGATGCCAAAGCGATGAAGCTTTTGATAGAGAGCATTTCCAAAGAGGCTATACGGTCGCAGCAGTATGATCTGGATGAAAAGACACTGATACTCTTTTCCAACGCTTTTATAGCGCTTGATGTGGGGTCTCCTTCGCAGTTTGTGTTGACTACGCTGCTGTTGAAACTTTTGGCAAGAAAAAAACGGTAA